The region TAGAGATACTACATGTTACAACCTTGTCCCTTATGGATATCTatgtattttgcatttatttaaatTTGCCTATATTAGTTTTATTTTGCAATTGAGGTTGATCAACAGGAAAGGAAGTGGTGAAACATTTGAATTAGAGACCTTTAGATAACATAATCCGGCAGCATATCATTTGGATTGGAATTATTTCAAATTAACCAAACTTGTATTGTTAGCATCAAGATAGTACCTCATTTCGAGCTAGAGGTGAAAGTACGTGCAAAGGTCGTATTTTGGCgaaattgagatttttgcagCTTTGAAATGTTGAAGCTTTCTTCTAAGCACCTACAaagtttattttaaagaaataagcggaaatatgaaataatctacattttccgAGGCTCGTCTGATGAACAAAATTACAAAACAGataactttgaacgcgtttttctcggtttcgcgttttgattcatgacaacctatgataagccataacttcgcttctgattgtgaTGTGAAGTTCATTGACATGTCATTTTAATCtttgaaacatgctctttgcaaatatgtaaaaagtaaaaatgaccagagggggactttacggctcattcgtggtgtatggtcacatagtgagctttagtgagacttggttcggttagggttaattaaagAAGCGTTGGAAGAAGAATTATTTTCAGCCATACATTCTGGGAAGGTTTTACGGTGTTCAAGAATTGAAACATCCCAGGCAGGCtgccaaataaaaacaaacatgttcTGAGTTGTCTTTTCTACTTTTTTATGCACTTCgctgcttaaaggggcatttcgtgatccacagcctcatcccccacttttcgcaaaaaaagttgagatttttatatcactggaaacctctggctacataatgtttatgtacaaaatatttcttgcagattaattcgttttgcaaagatatcgtgaaatttgaatttcgttctggtgcaccagaacgaaattacaacgcattgtctatggagcagtgtaatacacataatcatgcatagctcgcaaacgcaaaatcggaatcaactgaaattttgggaatatgcttttttcgtggatatgtactgaaaaatgccataaaaagaggatgctaggatcacgaaatactcctttaatggtaTCTTTTTAGCCGATTTTTGTGAACGTTTGCCCCATGGAAAGTTGCCTTGCCCCACTTTCCCCTTCTGAATAAATCCTGGCTACTAGTGTCCGACGCTGGTATTACATCCAAATTAATTAAATCTTGGGTAATGTAGTGTATTGTATCTAGGCTCTCGTTGAATGAGACTATGTGACCTGCTActacgaaatgagcgtaaagtcgcaagttggtagtttcgagacgctctggctactgcgttggtgttctttgtttcacatgcacctgTTCAAGACAGTAGTATATGTCTGCATGTCCTTTGTgactggggaggggggggggacaatgggccattcacgactggcttgtacaggtacgcggtaaacaaagaacatcaactccgTTGATGTTAATGTGATATAAAAAGCACTAACATAATGCAATGTTAAAATTATGATATAGTTTCCCATAATGAATTGTTGAAACTATGCTATATGGTGAGTGGCTGTGTATTAAGTGGAATGCCTTCCCACTGGCTGTACCCTGTAGTGGAATGCCTTCACATAATGCAAtgttgaaattatgccatagcttcccattaTGCATTGTCGAAACTATGCTATAGTCATGGTAAGTGGCTGTACCCTATAATGGAATACTTTCCCAAAATGTTTGCCATACTGTCGAATGTACATACATGCTACAGGTACTTTAAAATTCTATAGTTCTCTGGGAAAACATAAAAATATAGGCATACTCATAACATTTGTCAATTTCGTTTCCAGCATATGTGTCTAACTGGTATGATAGTGGTGCAGATCTTTGTAATGATGTCAGAAGAGGGAAAATCATACTCAAGATTGGAGACAGATTGGAGGTTAAAGGTTTTGCAAAGGGGAGCAATCACCGCCCTCATTACTACCATTGGGCAGTGGTAAAAGAGGTTGGTTCTAACCCTAAGATGATCCATTTTACGGTCCGTATTGGCGGTGCTGCATCTGGACTAGCGAGCTTTATTGTTATGGTATTTTTCTCTCTTTTACTTCGGTGCCTATCGTTCATCGGTGCGGGCTCGGGTGCAGCTAGTGCGGCAACTTCGGTTGTAAAAGGGAATGCGACAATTATAGTGGATAATATTACGGAATGCGACAGGAAGATCAGAGTAAACAACAAAAAAGACCAATCAAGAAATGTCACAGTGCTGTCCGAAAATGAGATAAGAAGAAGAATTGGATGTGTAGAAAGAGACCAAGCGTTGATAGGACAATATAATTTGTTTACTAACAACTGCGAGTCCTTTGCTAATTATATACGGTatggtataaaagagagtgatcAAGTACCCAAAATAATCAAGAAAATCTTGCAACATGAAAGGCTATGTAAAGTTATTGTGGCTTTTGCAATTCTTTTTGGTTTGTGGGTCAGTCAAAAAGTTGCGCCTCAAGTCTTTTATAACGAAAAATATCTGTAAAAGTATGGTCTCATGAAATTTTCCATGAAAATACACtgctaaaaaaaatcatataagtCGTGATGATCTAAAAACCAAAAGTGTATTGCCGAAAAGTTACAATCATCTCAATGGTTTATGGTAAAGGGtcggatttcaaaagttgcattAGCCTCTCTATATACAAAAGGGTAAAGCCATTAAACAGGCTACACTGTAAAAGTCATAGAACACTTGACACTAGTGTTCTGTCTCTGTTTCCGAGATTAGTTATGAAAAGATATCTGCATATCCATACTAAAATTTGCCTTAAATAGTGTCTCTCTTACCtagcactatcacaaaaaggaaacattgttacattaatatttgattttgaaaaataagacaacattttcaaaacttatgtaacaccatttgaacacttgacacgtgttcaaaatttccttatgtctttctttgtttcatttgaacactggtgttcttgtaggttgaacactgatgttctgaaatatttAGAACACTTATTACACATGTGTCATGTATTCAGCTGTATCTTATGAGCACGTCTCAGGTGTTCACAccagtgttctctaaataagttgaacacgtgtcatatGTTAAAAACCATTActttaatgaacgcgttccatgtgttctggccaatttacagtgtcaGTGAGAACTTTTATTAAACCGGTTAATTTCAATCTCATGCTATTGTGTTCATGGATTCATTCTTTACTCTCAGTCATATCAAATGCAGTTTATTTCAATGTGTCCTTCAATACTTACTGTGTCCTCCAATACTTACTGTGTCCTCCATCACTGCACTGTTAATCACAGCTGCTTTTATGTGGCGTCGCATGGCTGATGCTTCTAACGAGgtgtcttattattttcttcttgcTCAATGCTAATCCGCATTCTCAAAAGGATGGGGCACAGACCCTCTATAGGATTGTGTATGACTTGGTGGACTTGTTAGCCATCTTCTTCAGAGTGTCCCATAGGTTCTCTATTGGGTTCAAGGCTGGACTGCTTTTCATCGTTTAATAAAATTCCGACAAAACATAATGgtttaaatttgaatgaaaatggctCGCACAAAAGCGGCACAATAAAGCATGTAGGGacttttgcaacttttgaaatcctACGTTTTACCAATCAAGTGAAATGCCTGTAACTTTTTTCATCAAGATCGTATCGCAACAAATGAGGCGACAAATACTACCAGTTGGACCACTTCCCGGGGACCATTGTCCTATTCAGACCGTTATGTTATTATCATTCCCGGTTTTTATATTACCTGGATAGTCATAATCATATTACTTTAGAAACATAATCTGATAGaatgattggttcaaatagcccCCAATTTTTTGCCTACCCATTTGCATCAGGTATTAGCAGTGGGCACACCAGTAAATTGACTGCTTATTGAAATAGGCTACGTAAAAATACAGGTAAATCATAGTAGGTAAAACAtaagtaggcctactgctaacAAGTTTACAGGTTAGTAAATGCGTATCACATGttgtcaacgaggttcaggaatgtcctctcattgttaattgttggttatacatacctagacaaattacaattgttatccaccacttgaacaggatttagccaaagcaaacaaagacaagaactatttaaggattctatagaaataggtagaagcttattataatcttcagcaataggattattgattagtttaaacagtgtttgatgagatacttgtcgcaccgaatTGAGATACCTAAGAATACGAcattcacgcacattttacactgtaactcagaatacaatttgccgagtttacggctcattcgtagtgtccagtcacatatagaTGTGTGATTTAATGATGCATAGTAGGCCCTACTCACATTAAGCGCAGCTCATGGGTAGCGCATTCACCTTATTGTAAAACTTAGCCCAAAAGTGTTAATGAAGATAGGAatgaattgggtttttttaaacatagCTTATATAAAACCAAAGAAAAAAAATGTGTAATTACAGAAGAtgaaaaacatgttaaaattaaaacacgTTATTTGattataaacatctaaaaaaaagtaactaacccccttaaataatggtcattatttaaaaatgggcgattgtattacaaatctgtaaaatgcgtcggaagcaaaatatatttctgcacattttgacacctcatttgtagcgaTTGTCTAAAtattgtacatttaaatcaatgtaacccaagatttgaaagttgcagtaaattctattgatttgtattcagtataatggaaggaaatctgtgtaatgatatctgagtgtttttgaattgttgtaagtgcaactttcaaatcatgACCTCacaattaaaattaaagtgttttatggGCTatggtatcaaatgaggtgtcaaaatgcgcagaaataaattctgcttccaacgcattttacagatttgtattaCAATAGcaaatttttgaataatggccattatttaagggggtaagttacttttttcttttttttagatATTTAGTTActaagttaccatggttaccatgtTAGTGTAAAAAAAAAGTCGTGTGAACCATTTtggtatttcttttttttttactcatatcTAAATATTTCAACTATTTAATTAAAAATGAATTGATTGTTTTCAATAACTGGTAAATATCTTAAGATATGCGCATTTACCTAATTTTCATAATTCACAAAAATGAAAATAGCACGAGTAGAAGTATGTGCACTTTGTTTTATAAATATAGATGTATTATAAACCATTGTATATTTTTATCTTAAGAATCGTAAGGTACAAAGTTCATGAAAGAATAAATTTAAAGTATAGACTTGTTACAAACTGTATTTGCAttacattttttaataatttgccataaaattttcatatcgcgaatttcaaaaaaaaaaaaatcaaaattatttgatttgagaagtacattccttgtattcagattGCAGTTTGTTGTCTCGGATGTGCTTGCTGTTAGGTCCTCAaagaatactgtgcaaacgtgaCTATCCGATTCCTAgtataggaaaacagtacagaaacgttcaATGTAAAATATCTTGCTCGCTAGTAGGTTTACAAATTGGGAATCAAAAATGTGATGTAAAAGCCGGGAGGagaatgggggtggggtgggtgtgtgtgtgtgtgtgtgtgtggtgggggggggttgtGGAGGGTAAATTTTaaccgggggctcataattatagcacagtagggcctacataaataattgaatactgGACTAAACGCGAGCCGTTCGATGATGTTGCACGAGTAATGGAGTAAAGTATCAAACTAACGaacaggggtggggggggggggaagagttctgacgggggggcattttcccctcatgtccccctgtggcgccgccactgggttcattatcgaaccctaacggtattaatattattatatcatAGGCCAGGGAAGTGCAAAATTtgcttgtgatattttaagcgtttaaaatttcaaaataatcccattcaattacacgaccgacaaaggaaatttactgaatttagagaattcgTGGCGCTCACCACCTCTTTGGGGCAATTGGGTATTAAAGTAGGCCCTCTTGATAATATCGTCAGCATCTTGCGGAAAGTAACGGGACTTAAAAAATAGAGGTGGCGCTCTTCAACATTTTAATGAAACAATTGGTGTTGCGAGAATCGAGgaaggaaagaaaaaggaaagaatgaaagaaaaaaggatgaaaaaaaacgagaaaattatataaaataaagaaaatataaaaaagaagTAAATACTAAACGACACCCATGCAGCCACCTGCTTAAGATGTCGGTAGTTTAGTAGTGTATACAATAATATTGTTTAACAACcttttagtataggcctatagtttgaaATTGTTAGTAACAAGCTCTCTTTTGTCGGATAGGCCCTTACTCCCGGCCCTTACTATCTTTCAGAATAATGTTGTGCTTTAGAATATCATATTACGCATACTTTAATAATTTGTACCAAGGCCTAtgaattatttcatttttatacCGTCTCTGAAAACTCTTGCAACTGGTCCgatgtttgtttgtctgctaaGTCTTTTTGCATGGCTACACGAATTTACTGGTTgctgatttttatttatttatttatttatttattttttaaaatttaaatcggattttttcttatttatttaaatcgattaaaaaaattaattccgaaaactgctataccccatgataaagtcaaaagagacagTGAAATGCTAAACATATTGTGCGCATATATCACGATATATATAACTTCAAATCCATAAGATCGACTTTTCAAGTCTTAGCATAGATTAATCTTGGATTAAAATAAACCATAAATTAATTCACGAACTAATCCAAGATTAAGATACAAGTCGTACTTGATAACAATTAAAGGTTTGAccaagtaaggggctgtgcagttATGTGTATACCCccggtgaattctcaaagtggtctgccaaaatcgcccccccgatttggccgtgccaaaaatctttacccccgTTTTGACGTGTCAAAAACCttccccctttgacgtgccaaaaacctttgaccccccctttacacactacGATTTTTGGgaatccgaatttaaaaccttaaattgtcttatcatgtatatataacatgtatataatgcgagcgcagcgagcaggaaattttgcatatttgaacgtgttcctaatgatTTCCTACACCTTTATAGGGCGTAATATAGagacggtgcccaaaatatctgtgccaaaaatcgcttgcccatcccctttcgacctgccaaaattgcttgccccccctttcagcctgccaaaaatctttgccccctataattcaccaccctggggtacacataattattgcaccacccctaatacaAGTTTAAATATTAAAGGGACCAAGTTATTCACAaatgtcactaggatccacaacatgctaatCTATCAGGgctcagttctataaccccaatacatttgcacattcattgaatatcCTTTGAAagtttgagtacaaaaactcatattctgcaacttgaggtgcATTGTGGTTAACTTGCTTAACACGCTTGTCTaaatgagattgtcggatttctggcctactaaaactggccatgatgtaatgcaattTGTGGTGCGTTTGTgttggcgcgaaagttaaactctcactaGGTGCATGGCGTACGTTCAAGCTTTgtacttgcggttaaattggattgaaaaAAAAGTGTGATTGGCAGTGTGTGTTATGGACAAAGTCCCTGATCAAAGGCCTTTTCAAAAtgcaaagtacatagtcgatttttactCTGGCTTTCgcgaaactggtagattctaaaatcagaattattcagTATTGAAATGAGCCATTATAATTCTGCCATTAAGGTAAGTTGCATTcaacctacgtacactttacttttattgtcactaattatataaactttttgtaaccatttactagtaggcctattttaaattaacaatagaataatt is a window of Amphiura filiformis chromosome 2, Afil_fr2py, whole genome shotgun sequence DNA encoding:
- the LOC140146701 gene encoding uncharacterized protein — its product is MFLELLAGGYALAVGITTLYLFLKKDRPPAYVSNWYDSGADLCNDVRRGKIILKIGDRLEVKGFAKGSNHRPHYYHWAVVKEVGSNPKMIHFTVRIGGAASGLASFIVMVFFSLLLRCLSFIGAGSGAASAATSVVKGNATIIVDNITECDRKIRVNNKKDQSRNVTVLSENEIRRRIGCVERDQALIGQYNLFTNNCESFANYIRYGIKESDQVPKIIKKILQHERLCKVIVAFAILFGLWVSQKVAPQVFYNEKYL